CGAAAAAGAGTCAGATATTCTCAACTGCCAGTGACAGCCAACCCGCTGTCACGATCAAGATCCATCAAGGAGAGAGGGAGATGGCGGGAGATAATAAACTTCTCGGCGTATTTGAGCTTGTCGGTATCCCGCCGGCCCCTAGGGGTATCCCCCAGATTGAGGTCTCCTTTGATATTGATGCCAATGGTATCCTCCATGTCTCGGCGAAGGACCTCGGAACAGGAAAAGAACAATCGATACGAATAACGGCATCGAGCGGCCTGAACGAAGAAGAGATCAAGAAAATGATGCGTGACGCGGAGTCTCACGCTGAAGATGACCGGAAGAAAAGGCAGCTCGCAGAAGCGCGGAATGAGATCGATACACTCGTCTATAGTGTCGACAAGTCACTGAAGGAATATGGCGATAAACTGACGGATGCTGAGAAGAGAGAGATTGAAGAGGCCCTTGAGAAATGCAGGAAGATCAAGGACACGAGCACGGATCCGTCAGAAATCAAAGCTGCGACCGAAAATCTCACAAAGGCGTCCCACAAGATAGCCGAACATGTCTATAAGGCGGCAGGTGCCCAGGCTGGCGCCGGTGCCGGACCTTCTGCCGAGGCTCAGCAGGGAAAGGCCCCTGAAGAAGAGGTCGTTGAGGCTGAATTCGAAGAAGTCGATAAGAAAGAGAAATGAAGGACTATTATACTCTCCTCGGCGTCTCAAAGAATGCGACGGAAGCCGAACTTAAAAAGGCATTCAGGGGGCTCGCTCTCAAATATCATCCTGACAGAAACCCCGGTAACAAGGAGTCAGAGGAGAAGTTCAAGGAGATCAACGAGGCCTATTCGGTCCTCAGCGATCCCGAGAAGCGCACCCATTATGACAGATATGGTGGGACCGCTGAGGCTCCGGGGGCCGGCTACGGAGGCTTTGGCGGTGCAGGCTTCGGGGATATTTTTGAAGACATCTTTGGGGATTTCTTCGGAACCTTTTCAGGCCAGCGCCGGCAGAGACCCTCGCGGGGCAGCGACCTCCGATACGACCTTGACATAACACTTGAGGAATCGGCTTTCGGAACAGAGAAGAACATCGAGATTCCACGATGGGAGACTTGTTCGGCCTGTAGCGGAACCGGTTCTAGACCTGAGAAACCGCCGGTCACCTGCCCAAACTGCAAAGGGAGCGGACATGTCAGGTTCCAGCAGGGATTCTTTAGCGTTTCGAAGACATGCGGCTCCTGCCAGGGGACGGGCAAGATCATTACCGACCCGTGCACATCCTGCAAAGGGGAGGGAAAGGTCAGAAAAGTCCGAACGATTTCGGTAAGGATACCGCCGGGTGTAGATTCCGGATCGAGATTACGAATGTCGGGAGAAGGGGAGCCCGGCACGCGGGGCGGGCCTCCCGGTGATCTTTATATCATGATCGATATCAGGGACCATCCTACCTTTGTGAGGAAAGGTAATGATGTCTATTATGAGATGCACATAACATTCCCCCAGGCTGTCCTTGGAGCCGAGGTGGAAGTCCCTACCCTTGACGGTGCCACCAGCCTGAAAGTACCTCCCGGTACCCATCCTGGAAAGGCATTCCACATCAAAGGAAAAGGCATTCCGAAACTCGGCGGACACGGCAAGGGTGACGAAATCGTCGTTGTGAACATTGAGGTCCCAAAGCACATTACTCCGCGTCAGCGCGAGCTGCTCGAGGAATTCGCGCAGATCAGTCATGACAAGGCGGCAAAAACTTTTAAAGATAAGTTGAAAGATATCTTTACGGGCGCCGAAAAATAGATCACTTCCGTCATCCTCTATGCCGCGTATATTCCTTCCCCTTTTAAAGCCGACTCATGAAATACGGATCAGTGGAGAAAAGGCACGATATCTGACGACTGTCCTGAGATGCTCCGTAGGGGAGGAAGTGACGGTCTTCGACGGCAAGGGCCTCTCTTACAGGACCATAATTAAGGGGATCTCGAAAAAAGATATTGTGGCCGAGATAATTGATATCACTTCCTATGATGCCGAGTCTCCGATTCAGATTACGCTGATCCAGGGTCTGCTGAAGGGAGAGAAGATGGATCTCGTTATCCAGAAGACGACGGAACTCGGAGTCAGTGAGATCATCCCTGCAGTGACCGAACGAAGCCAGGTAAAGGATACAAGGAAGGTCGAAAGATGGAGGAAGATTGCAGAAGATGCGGCAAGGCAATGCGGGAGGTCGATGGTCCCTGTGATCCATGAATCGGTTCTCTTCGGCGATCTTCTCGCTTCTTTTTCCGGCTCGACTGCCGCCTCCCATCACGGCATCATCTTCTGGGAAAAGGGAGGAATGAGGCTGGCGGATGCACTGAAGATGAAGGGAGATTCTCGGTCTTTCATGATTGCCGTTGGTCCTGAAGGAGGCTTTACAGGGGAAGAAGTCAGGGTTGCTGAGTCGAGGGAGTTTCTGACGGCATCTCTCGGAAAACGCATCCTCCGTTCAGAAACTGCTGCGATTTCTGCAGTGGCGATAGTTCAGTTTCTCTTTGGGGATCTGAACTCTCCTTTCCAATAGTTCCTGTTCTGCTTCCTGGGCATACATGACTTTACCTTAATAGGAGTAAGCATTTCAAATCTTTTCCTCTAACTCCGGTGCCTATCCTGTCTAAACCTGGCGGCTGGCAAGCTTCAAACATCTCTTGACAAAAGCCCTTCTTGGAGGTACAAATTTATCAAAAGCCGAGAAGGGACGGTATGCACACTCCAAAGTTCCTGAAATCAGTACTTCTCATTATTTGTCTATTTGTATTTCCATCTTTTTTTGTGGGCGGAGCCTATGGAACCCCGTTGAGCGTTTCTTCCAATGGCCGTTATTTTACAGACGGCAGTGGAAAAGCGATCTATCTAACCGGATCTCATAATTGGAACAGCCTACTCGATTCCGGGGCAGTTGACGTCTCGTCGGGGTCTGCGTCGGTCGGCCCTTTGGAGGTTTTGTCTGACAATGCATGGAATACACTATTGGATATAGTGCAGACACAGAATCATAACTTCATTCGGATGTGGATCTTCGAAGGATGGGTCTACGCGCAGGGATGGGCGGCTGCAGATTATTATGAACCACTCCCATATGCTCGCACGGGAATCGACAATGCATTGGATGACAAGCCGAAGTTTGATCTGAGCCAGCTGAATCAAGCCTATTTCGACCGTTTGCTCTCGCGAGTCGCTGCAGCGAATGACAAGGGAATTTATGTGAGCATTATGCTCTTCCAGGGATTCGGCTTAGACACCCCGGAGACCTGGCGAGGACATCCTTTCAATAGCGAAAACAATATAAACGGGATCAATGGCGATCTGAACGGTGACGGTATTGGGAATGAAATTCAGACCCTCCAAAATTCTGACTTCCTCGCTATTCAAGAGAATTATGTCAAGAAAGTGATCGATACCGTGAATCATTTCGACAACATCCTCTACGAAATATCTAATCAGAGCGCTTCTGACTCAGTGGATTGGCAGTATCATATGGTCGACTTCATCCATGATTATGAAAGGACAAAGCCAAAGCGGCATCCGGTGGGCATAACGGTGATGGGCCAAGAGAGTAATAGTGCCTTATTTAACAGTACGGCGGAATGGGTTTCTCCTACTTTCCCAGCTCCTGTTGATAGCGATCCTCCGGCAGCGGACGGCACGAAGGTCGTTTTGCTCGACACAGACCACTTAGCCGCCGAGGTTGGCAGCCAAGCTTGGGTATGGAAGAGTTTTTTGAGAGGGTATAATCCACTTTACATGGACAATCTCCTTTCCGGCTATCTGCAAAAAGACCGGACCCGAGTAGCTATGGGGCAAACCCTTGTCTATGCCAACAAAATAAATCTGGTTGCCATGATTCCTCGGAGTGACCTGTCATCAACTGCCCATTGTCTCGCCAACCCCGGTAATGAATATCTCGTTTATCAACCGACCGCTGGTACAATATTCTCCGTAAATGTTTCTGCTGGAACCTATAATTATGAATGGTTTGATCCCAGTTCCGGCAGCATTCCTTCTACGGGCAGAATAACAGTGAGCAGCGACAACCATGACTTCACTCCGCCATTCACCGGAGAT
This genomic window from Thermodesulfovibrionales bacterium contains:
- the dnaJ gene encoding molecular chaperone DnaJ, yielding MKDYYTLLGVSKNATEAELKKAFRGLALKYHPDRNPGNKESEEKFKEINEAYSVLSDPEKRTHYDRYGGTAEAPGAGYGGFGGAGFGDIFEDIFGDFFGTFSGQRRQRPSRGSDLRYDLDITLEESAFGTEKNIEIPRWETCSACSGTGSRPEKPPVTCPNCKGSGHVRFQQGFFSVSKTCGSCQGTGKIITDPCTSCKGEGKVRKVRTISVRIPPGVDSGSRLRMSGEGEPGTRGGPPGDLYIMIDIRDHPTFVRKGNDVYYEMHITFPQAVLGAEVEVPTLDGATSLKVPPGTHPGKAFHIKGKGIPKLGGHGKGDEIVVVNIEVPKHITPRQRELLEEFAQISHDKAAKTFKDKLKDIFTGAEK
- a CDS encoding 16S rRNA (uracil(1498)-N(3))-methyltransferase, yielding MPRIFLPLLKPTHEIRISGEKARYLTTVLRCSVGEEVTVFDGKGLSYRTIIKGISKKDIVAEIIDITSYDAESPIQITLIQGLLKGEKMDLVIQKTTELGVSEIIPAVTERSQVKDTRKVERWRKIAEDAARQCGRSMVPVIHESVLFGDLLASFSGSTAASHHGIIFWEKGGMRLADALKMKGDSRSFMIAVGPEGGFTGEEVRVAESREFLTASLGKRILRSETAAISAVAIVQFLFGDLNSPFQ